A segment of the Candidatus Synechococcus calcipolaris G9 genome:
GCTGGCATTCTAGCTTTAAGGGCTGACTGTGGGCAATGTCAATCACCTCCGTGCCGCCATCACACTGCTGCAAGGCCTGATCCACAAATTTATGGTGAATCGTAACGGTTTGGGCCACCTCATCGTAGACAATCATTTGTTTTTCCGTCACCACAACCGTACTGCGCTCTACGAGGGGCCAATACCAGGAGCAATGGAGGGCCGCGGTCTGTCCCGTGGCAAAGGTTAAATTGGCTTGAACCGTATCGGCAATTCCTGGCTGTAAAAAGGTGCGGCCATGGGCCTGAACCTCGGCGATCGCCGGTTGATTCAAGAGAGCTAAAATCACAGCGAGATCGTGGGGGGCAAAGGACCACCAGACATTTTCCTGCTGGCGTACCCTTCCTAACTTCAAGCGTCGAGTGGCCACATGCCATAGGGCCCCGGCCTGGCCAGAGTTGAGGTAATCCTGGATCCAGGTAATCGCCGGTTGATAGAGGAGTAAATGCCCCACCATTAAAATCTGCCCCCGCTGATCCGCTAGGGTGGCCAACTCCTGGGCCTGCTCCCGTTCCA
Coding sequences within it:
- a CDS encoding Gfo/Idh/MocA family protein, which codes for MTTSTSNRPDSPENHPEVDSNRTHPGKTVDKNVIVVGAGAWGKNLVRNFHDLNALAGVVELNPSLRQQLAEQYPDLPLYANYEDALGTEVPAIVIATPAPSHYPLALAALKAGKDVFVEKPMTLEREQAQELATLADQRGQILMVGHLLLYQPAITWIQDYLNSGQAGALWHVATRRLKLGRVRQQENVWWSFAPHDLAVILALLNQPAIAEVQAHGRTFLQPGIADTVQANLTFATGQTAALHCSWYWPLVERSTVVVTEKQMIVYDEVAQTVTIHHKFVDQALQQCDGGTEVIDIAHSQPLKLECQHFLDCLASRQPPRSDGWQGVAVVDILAQVQQFLS